One window of Microbacterium sediminis genomic DNA carries:
- the rplP gene encoding 50S ribosomal protein L16 yields the protein MLIPRKVKYRKQHHPKRDGAATGGTQVSFGEFGIQALTPAYVTNRQIEAARIAMTRHIKRGGKVWINIYPDRPLTKKPAETRMGSGKGSPEWWVANVKPGRVLFEVAGVNEQLAREAMTRAIHKLPLKARIIKREEGDA from the coding sequence ATGCTCATCCCTCGCAAGGTCAAGTACCGCAAGCAGCACCACCCCAAGCGGGATGGCGCGGCCACGGGTGGGACGCAGGTCTCCTTCGGTGAGTTCGGCATCCAGGCCCTCACCCCCGCTTACGTGACGAACCGTCAGATCGAGGCAGCTCGTATCGCCATGACGCGTCACATCAAGCGTGGCGGCAAGGTGTGGATCAACATCTACCCCGACCGTCCGCTCACGAAGAAGCCGGCCGAGACCCGAATGGGTTCCGGTAAGGGTTCGCCGGAGTGGTGGGTCGCCAACGTCAAGCCGGGTCGCGTCCTCTTCGAGGTCGCCGGCGTCAACGAGCAGCTCGCTCGCGAGGCCATGACCCGTGCCATTCACAAGCTGCCGCTCAAGGCACGCATCATCAAGCGCGAGGAGGGCGACGCGTAA
- a CDS encoding sugar transferase, translating to MSSSDSSRPSRIPWTRRYAALLLLSDLAVIAAVLVVYDVLWAPGDERLIEWPTGPEIPYWAGLIVIGAVWWLCLEIFDSRDERVVGHGVAEYQRVARASGTLFATIIAIAFFLRIDLARSILIVAIPVGAILLMFSRWVWRRWLRRQQAQGDFVHRVVVVGEQRKAEHIVRTVHGTEGTGLLIKGIVTERGDDIDPDDDIEVLGSYDELGKIIDAERIDSVIFASADDLPPAEMRRLGWAMADRDVDVIVAPAMTEIAGPRIHSRPVAGLPLVQISYPRLDGGRRVAKRTFDIIGSGLLLILLSPVFLGVMIAIRSEGRGPFFYQQERVGRRGRLFGMIKFRSMIVNADDQLASLLDAQGTSDKPLHKVTDDPRITKVGRILRRYSLDELPQLVNVFKGDMSLVGPRPQRPAEVALYDDDAKRRLLVKPGMSGLWQVSGRSSLDWEDALRLDLYYVENWSFTQDIVILFRTVRAVVDPGDTAH from the coding sequence ATGTCCTCCTCAGATTCCTCACGCCCTTCGCGCATTCCGTGGACGCGTCGCTATGCCGCGCTGCTGCTGCTGAGCGATCTCGCCGTCATCGCCGCGGTCCTCGTCGTCTATGACGTGCTGTGGGCGCCGGGCGACGAACGACTGATCGAATGGCCGACCGGTCCGGAGATTCCTTACTGGGCCGGGCTGATCGTCATCGGCGCCGTGTGGTGGCTCTGCCTCGAGATCTTCGACTCGCGCGACGAGCGGGTGGTCGGCCACGGCGTCGCCGAGTATCAGCGCGTGGCGCGGGCGTCGGGCACGCTGTTCGCCACGATCATCGCGATCGCGTTCTTCCTGCGCATCGATCTGGCTCGCAGCATCCTGATCGTCGCCATCCCCGTCGGCGCGATCCTGCTCATGTTCTCGCGCTGGGTGTGGCGGCGCTGGCTGCGCCGGCAGCAGGCGCAGGGCGACTTCGTCCACCGTGTGGTGGTGGTCGGGGAGCAGCGCAAGGCCGAGCACATCGTCCGCACCGTACACGGCACCGAGGGCACGGGCCTGCTCATCAAGGGGATCGTCACCGAGCGCGGCGACGATATCGACCCCGACGACGACATCGAGGTGCTCGGCAGCTACGACGAGCTCGGCAAAATCATTGACGCAGAGCGCATCGACAGCGTGATCTTCGCGTCGGCCGACGACCTGCCGCCGGCGGAGATGCGCCGGCTCGGATGGGCGATGGCCGATCGCGATGTCGACGTGATCGTGGCGCCGGCGATGACCGAGATCGCCGGTCCGCGCATTCACTCGCGCCCCGTCGCGGGCCTGCCGCTCGTGCAGATCTCGTACCCGCGGCTCGACGGTGGTCGCCGCGTGGCCAAGCGCACGTTCGACATCATCGGTTCAGGCCTGCTGCTGATCCTGCTGTCGCCGGTCTTCCTCGGCGTGATGATCGCCATCCGCTCGGAGGGGCGCGGCCCGTTCTTCTACCAGCAGGAGCGCGTGGGCCGCCGCGGCCGCCTGTTCGGGATGATCAAGTTCCGCTCCATGATCGTCAACGCCGACGACCAGCTCGCGTCGCTGCTCGACGCGCAGGGCACGAGCGACAAGCCCCTGCACAAGGTGACCGACGACCCGCGCATCACCAAGGTCGGCCGCATCCTGCGGCGCTACTCGCTCGACGAGCTGCCCCAGCTCGTCAACGTCTTCAAGGGCGACATGAGCCTCGTCGGCCCGCGCCCGCAGCGCCCCGCCGAGGTCGCGCTCTACGACGACGACGCCAAGCGCCGCCTGCTCGTCAAGCCGGGCATGAGCGGCCTGTGGCAGGTGAGCGGGCGATCCTCGCTGGACTGGGAGGACGCGCTGCGCCTCGACCTCTACTACGTGGAGAACTGGTCGTTCACGCAGGACATCGTCATCCTCTTCCGCACCGTCCGAGCCGTGGTCGATCCGGGCGACACCGCCCACTGA
- a CDS encoding VanZ family protein, protein MVGTLAVIYGVFLAVVVFWPTPIDRPVRGLLDRVIEELHERGVPEFVDYAVIEFGANIALFLPVGVLLGLAIPMRWTLLTLILGPALSAGIEFAQSQVLDERYSTVSDVVANSIGSTIGVLIALTLRAMVAMRDERVIARYEAEREFAVSPR, encoded by the coding sequence ATGGTAGGGACCCTCGCGGTCATCTACGGGGTCTTTCTCGCGGTCGTCGTGTTCTGGCCCACGCCGATCGACCGGCCGGTTCGCGGCCTGCTCGACCGCGTGATCGAGGAGCTGCACGAGCGCGGCGTCCCGGAGTTCGTGGACTACGCAGTGATCGAGTTCGGGGCCAACATCGCGCTGTTCCTGCCCGTCGGCGTGCTGCTCGGCCTCGCGATCCCGATGCGATGGACGCTGCTGACGCTGATCCTTGGGCCCGCACTCTCCGCGGGCATCGAGTTCGCGCAGTCGCAGGTGCTCGACGAACGGTACTCGACCGTCTCGGACGTCGTCGCGAACTCGATCGGGTCCACGATCGGCGTTCTGATCGCGCTCACGCTGCGGGCCATGGTCGCGATGCGAGACGAGCGCGTGATCGCGCGGTACGAGGCCGAGCGCGAGTTCGCCGTCTCCCCACGGTAG
- a CDS encoding DUF4012 domain-containing protein gives MSSSRPRFRYRARRAGDHARFARRRIWPWVTAGVFALVLVVGIVGAVFAREALSVRDDLMAAKSKVGQITSLVSAGDTEGVQRVAQETLELTARADKTVAGPLWDFAAGVPFVGQNIAAVKSATQATHILVRDAVPVGVRLLETIDPSKLKLEGGGINLDPFEQAQSDLPAITAAFGAAKAKIEPIELDALHPVVSDALRELIEVVDQAAPALEMLEKYLPTLLQMLGKDEPREYMVIFQNNAEIRATGGNPATFNVMQVEAGDVEKRDDWVSAQAFNMGISGVQYADMPQETLDLYEWDFARFSQNYSRTPDFPTTAHLFNSLWQNASGEPLDGVISIDPPALARMLTVTGPVTLADGSEINADNAVSMLLFETYERFGLDGASADAYFADVADRVFEKVTSGDWDPMAMLKALQWGVEEQRIYAWFPREEEQAVSLELGIDGALSSDNEAETQVGVYVNDAAYSKLEYFYSQDVAVTCDTAARTMTTTLTMRNTITDPNLNGYTLGWRNNSLGLPRTTMILDVMYFAPPGSTITGFEPAAGDFDGWDRAGAEKGHPVQSVSVALPMGETRTVSFTSTLPEGELGPLAVRHAPTVGETPVTIDASCGGL, from the coding sequence ATGTCCTCCTCCCGCCCCCGCTTCCGCTACCGCGCCCGGCGTGCCGGTGACCACGCGCGCTTTGCGCGGCGCCGAATCTGGCCATGGGTGACAGCTGGTGTATTCGCGCTGGTGCTCGTGGTCGGCATCGTGGGCGCGGTGTTCGCCCGCGAAGCACTGTCCGTCCGCGACGATTTGATGGCAGCGAAGTCCAAAGTCGGGCAGATCACGTCGTTGGTTTCGGCCGGTGACACCGAGGGCGTTCAGCGCGTCGCGCAGGAGACCCTCGAGCTCACCGCGCGCGCGGACAAGACGGTCGCAGGACCGCTCTGGGACTTCGCTGCAGGCGTGCCGTTCGTGGGTCAGAACATCGCCGCGGTCAAGAGCGCTACACAGGCGACGCACATCCTCGTGCGTGACGCGGTGCCCGTGGGCGTGCGGCTGCTGGAAACGATCGATCCGAGCAAGCTGAAGCTCGAGGGGGGCGGGATCAACCTCGATCCTTTCGAGCAAGCCCAGAGCGACCTCCCCGCTATCACCGCCGCCTTCGGCGCTGCCAAGGCCAAGATCGAACCGATCGAGCTCGACGCGCTCCACCCGGTTGTGTCCGACGCGCTACGTGAGCTCATCGAGGTCGTCGATCAGGCAGCTCCCGCGCTGGAGATGCTTGAGAAGTACCTGCCGACGCTGTTGCAGATGCTCGGCAAGGACGAGCCCCGCGAATACATGGTGATCTTCCAGAACAACGCGGAGATCCGTGCCACCGGCGGCAATCCGGCCACCTTCAATGTGATGCAAGTCGAAGCGGGAGACGTCGAGAAGCGAGACGACTGGGTCAGCGCGCAGGCGTTCAACATGGGCATCTCCGGCGTGCAATACGCCGACATGCCCCAGGAGACGTTGGATCTGTATGAGTGGGACTTCGCCCGCTTCTCGCAGAATTACAGCCGCACGCCGGACTTCCCGACCACGGCTCATCTCTTCAACTCCCTTTGGCAGAACGCGTCGGGTGAGCCTCTGGATGGCGTCATCTCGATCGACCCACCGGCCCTCGCGCGCATGCTGACGGTAACGGGCCCGGTCACCCTCGCGGACGGTTCCGAGATTAATGCGGACAACGCCGTGTCGATGCTGCTCTTCGAGACGTATGAGCGGTTCGGTCTCGACGGCGCTTCTGCGGATGCGTACTTCGCAGACGTCGCTGACCGCGTGTTCGAGAAGGTGACCTCTGGGGACTGGGATCCCATGGCGATGCTCAAGGCGCTGCAATGGGGCGTGGAGGAGCAGCGCATCTACGCGTGGTTCCCCCGCGAGGAGGAGCAGGCCGTGTCGCTCGAGCTCGGGATCGACGGCGCCCTGTCGAGCGACAACGAGGCCGAGACTCAGGTCGGTGTCTACGTGAACGACGCGGCGTACAGCAAGCTCGAGTACTTCTACTCGCAGGATGTCGCGGTTACCTGCGACACCGCGGCCCGCACGATGACGACGACGTTGACGATGCGGAACACCATCACCGACCCGAACCTCAACGGCTACACGCTCGGCTGGCGGAACAACAGCCTCGGCCTGCCGCGGACGACGATGATCCTCGACGTCATGTACTTCGCTCCTCCGGGGTCGACGATCACCGGCTTCGAGCCCGCGGCGGGCGACTTCGACGGCTGGGATCGCGCCGGCGCGGAGAAGGGCCACCCCGTGCAGAGCGTGTCGGTGGCGCTGCCGATGGGCGAGACGCGCACGGTGAGCTTCACCAGCACCCTGCCCGAGGGCGAGCTGGGCCCGCTGGCGGTGCGTCACGCGCCCACAGTCGGCGAGACGCCCGTCACGATCGACGCCTCCTGCGGCGGGCTCTGA
- the rplW gene encoding 50S ribosomal protein L23, protein MTVNKDPRDIILKPVVSEKSYGLIDEGKYTFLVDPRSNKTEIKLAIEKIFGVEVASVNTINRVGKARRTRFGIGKRKDTKRAIVTLKSGTIDIFTAVA, encoded by the coding sequence ATGACCGTCAACAAGGACCCGCGCGACATCATCCTGAAGCCGGTCGTCTCGGAGAAGAGCTACGGGCTCATCGACGAGGGCAAGTACACCTTCCTGGTGGACCCGCGCTCGAACAAGACCGAGATCAAGCTGGCGATCGAGAAGATCTTCGGCGTCGAGGTCGCTTCGGTGAACACGATCAACCGCGTCGGCAAGGCGCGCCGCACCCGCTTCGGCATCGGCAAGCGCAAGGACACCAAGCGCGCGATCGTCACGCTCAAGTCGGGCACCATCGACATCTTCACGGCCGTCGCCTGA
- the rpsS gene encoding 30S ribosomal protein S19, whose translation MPRSLKKGPFVDEHLLRKVVSQNEAGTKNVIKTWSRRSMIVPAMLGHTIAVHDGRKHIPVFVTEAMVGHKLGEFSPTRTFRGHEKDDKKGRRR comes from the coding sequence ATGCCACGCAGTCTGAAGAAGGGCCCCTTCGTCGACGAGCACCTGCTTCGCAAGGTTGTCTCGCAGAACGAGGCGGGTACCAAGAACGTCATCAAGACCTGGTCGCGCCGTTCGATGATCGTCCCCGCCATGCTGGGACACACCATCGCCGTGCACGACGGTCGCAAGCACATCCCCGTGTTCGTGACCGAGGCCATGGTCGGCCACAAGCTGGGCGAGTTCTCGCCCACCCGCACCTTCCGCGGCCACGAGAAGGACGACAAGAAGGGCCGTCGCCGCTGA
- a CDS encoding UDP-glucose dehydrogenase family protein, protein MKISVIGCGYLGAVHAAAMASLGHEVVGIDVDAAKIESLSAGVPPFFEPGLPEILKAGIDSGRLRFSTDFADAADARVHFIGVGTPQRKDGQGADLTYVNASIASLKPHLAAGSLIAGKSTVPVGTAARLAEEVRETGAHLAWNPEFLREGFAVQDTVDPDRLVYGVADETHDEDVATLDEVYASIIAKGTPRLVMNHATAELVKISANSFLATKISFINAMAEIAEVAGADVTQLADAIGLDARIGRRFLNAGVGFGGGCLPKDIRAFAARAEELGKGESLAFLKEVDQINLRRRQRMVDMVVDSFDGQPFGRRVAVLGLAFKPDSDDVRDSPALDVAVGLHGRGAEVVSYDPEAMANAKRLHPQLSYAASIDEALEGAEAVVIVTEWKQFRELDPAATAAKVARPFVFDGRNILDPTVWREAGWTYRGMGRI, encoded by the coding sequence ATGAAGATCTCGGTCATCGGATGCGGTTACCTCGGTGCCGTCCACGCCGCCGCCATGGCGTCGCTCGGGCACGAGGTGGTGGGCATCGACGTGGACGCGGCGAAGATCGAGTCGCTCTCCGCGGGCGTGCCGCCGTTCTTCGAGCCGGGGCTGCCCGAGATCCTCAAGGCCGGCATCGACTCGGGTCGCCTGCGCTTCTCCACCGACTTCGCCGACGCCGCCGACGCGCGCGTGCACTTCATCGGCGTCGGCACCCCGCAGCGCAAGGACGGCCAGGGCGCCGACCTCACTTACGTCAACGCCTCGATCGCGTCGCTGAAGCCGCACCTGGCGGCCGGATCGCTCATCGCCGGCAAGTCGACGGTGCCCGTGGGCACGGCGGCGCGCCTGGCCGAGGAGGTCCGCGAGACCGGCGCGCACCTGGCCTGGAACCCGGAGTTCCTGCGCGAGGGCTTCGCGGTGCAGGACACCGTCGACCCCGACCGCCTGGTCTACGGCGTGGCCGACGAGACCCACGACGAGGACGTCGCCACGCTCGACGAGGTCTACGCGTCGATCATCGCGAAGGGCACCCCGCGCCTGGTGATGAACCACGCGACCGCCGAGCTCGTGAAGATCTCGGCGAACTCGTTCCTGGCCACGAAGATCAGCTTCATCAACGCCATGGCCGAGATCGCCGAGGTCGCCGGCGCCGACGTGACGCAGCTGGCCGACGCGATCGGCCTCGATGCCCGCATCGGCCGCCGCTTCCTCAACGCCGGCGTCGGCTTCGGCGGCGGCTGCCTGCCCAAGGACATCCGCGCGTTCGCGGCCCGCGCCGAGGAGCTCGGCAAGGGTGAGTCGCTCGCGTTCCTGAAGGAGGTCGACCAGATCAACCTCCGCCGCCGCCAGCGCATGGTCGACATGGTGGTGGACTCGTTCGACGGCCAGCCGTTCGGCCGCCGCGTGGCTGTGCTCGGCCTCGCGTTCAAGCCCGACAGCGACGACGTGCGCGACTCCCCCGCCCTCGACGTGGCGGTGGGCCTGCACGGCCGCGGCGCCGAGGTGGTCTCATACGACCCCGAGGCGATGGCCAATGCCAAGCGCCTGCACCCGCAGCTGTCGTACGCCGCCAGCATCGACGAGGCGCTCGAGGGCGCCGAGGCCGTGGTGATCGTCACCGAGTGGAAGCAGTTCCGCGAGCTCGACCCGGCCGCGACCGCCGCGAAGGTCGCGCGCCCGTTCGTGTTCGACGGCCGCAACATCCTCGACCCCACCGTCTGGCGCGAGGCGGGCTGGACCTACCGCGGCATGGGCCGCATCTGA
- the rpsQ gene encoding 30S ribosomal protein S17 produces the protein MATEKQAGAEHDVRDAEARGYRKSARGYVVSDKMDKTIVVEVEDRVKHPLYGKVIRRSKKLKAHDEQNTAGIGDLVLIHETRPLSATKNWRLVEILEKAK, from the coding sequence ATGGCCACCGAGAAGCAGGCCGGCGCCGAGCACGACGTGCGCGACGCCGAGGCCCGCGGTTACCGCAAGTCGGCCCGCGGCTACGTCGTGAGCGACAAGATGGACAAGACGATCGTCGTCGAGGTCGAGGACCGCGTGAAGCACCCCCTCTACGGCAAGGTCATCCGTCGTTCGAAGAAGCTCAAGGCGCACGACGAGCAGAACACCGCCGGCATCGGCGACCTCGTTCTGATCCACGAGACCCGTCCGCTGAGCGCCACGAAGAACTGGCGCCTGGTCGAGATCCTCGAGAAGGCGAAGTAA
- the rpmC gene encoding 50S ribosomal protein L29 → MAIGTKELAVTELDTFEDQRLVEELRKAKEELFNLRFQSATGQLESHGRIRAVKRDIARLYTVIRERELGIRATPAPVEAKPKKSKAKKAEEPAVAEGEAE, encoded by the coding sequence ATGGCGATCGGCACCAAGGAGCTCGCTGTCACCGAGCTCGACACGTTCGAGGACCAGCGCCTCGTCGAGGAGCTGCGCAAGGCCAAGGAGGAGCTGTTCAACCTGCGCTTCCAGTCGGCCACCGGCCAGCTCGAGAGCCACGGCCGCATCCGCGCCGTGAAGCGCGACATCGCGCGGCTCTACACCGTCATCCGTGAGCGCGAGCTCGGCATCCGTGCCACGCCCGCTCCGGTCGAGGCGAAGCCCAAGAAGAGCAAGGCGAAGAAGGCCGAAGAGCCGGCTGTCGCCGAGGGAGAGGCTGAGTAA
- the rpsJ gene encoding 30S ribosomal protein S10, with product MAGQKIRIRLKSYDHEVIDSSARKIVDTVTRAGAQVVGPVPLPTEKNVVVVIRSPHKYKDSREHFEMRTHKRLIDIVDPTPKAVDSLMRLDLPADVNIEIKL from the coding sequence ATGGCGGGACAGAAGATCCGCATTCGCCTGAAGTCGTATGACCACGAGGTCATCGACTCCTCGGCGCGCAAGATCGTCGACACGGTCACGCGCGCGGGCGCCCAGGTCGTGGGCCCCGTGCCCCTTCCGACCGAGAAGAACGTGGTCGTCGTGATCCGTTCGCCCCACAAGTACAAGGACAGCCGCGAGCACTTCGAGATGCGCACGCACAAGCGCCTCATCGACATCGTCGACCCGACCCCGAAGGCGGTCGACTCGCTCATGCGTCTGGACCTGCCGGCCGACGTCAACATCGAGATCAAGCTCTGA
- the rplV gene encoding 50S ribosomal protein L22: MVESIARVRHIRVTPQKARRVVALIKGKQAEEALAILKFAPQAASEPIFKLVESAMANAQVKADRDGEYLDQRDLFVKNAFVDEGTTLKRFQPRAQGRAFQIKKRTSHITVVLSTPEVAETAAAGAEKKASK; this comes from the coding sequence ATGGTGGAGTCCATCGCACGCGTGCGACACATCCGCGTGACCCCTCAGAAGGCTCGTCGTGTCGTGGCCCTTATCAAGGGCAAGCAGGCCGAAGAGGCCCTTGCCATCCTGAAGTTCGCGCCGCAGGCCGCTTCGGAGCCGATCTTCAAGCTCGTTGAGTCCGCGATGGCCAACGCGCAGGTGAAGGCCGACCGCGACGGTGAGTACCTGGATCAGCGCGATCTGTTCGTGAAGAACGCCTTCGTGGACGAGGGGACGACGCTCAAGCGTTTCCAGCCCCGCGCCCAGGGCCGCGCGTTCCAGATCAAGAAGCGCACGAGCCACATCACGGTCGTGCTTTCGACGCCGGAGGTCGCGGAGACCGCTGCCGCCGGTGCTGAGAAGAAGGCGAGCAAGTAA
- the rplD gene encoding 50S ribosomal protein L4 produces the protein MTDSTLALDVQGTDGKKAGSVELPASVFDVKTNIPLIHQVVVAQLAAARQGTHSTKRRGEVSGTGAKPFKQKGTGRSRQGSIRQPEHRGGGIVHGPKPRDYSQRTPKKMIAAALAGALSDRLRGGRLHVVESFGTDAPSTKAAAAYLAQVAPSKKVLVVLDRTDDYGWLSVRNLANVHVLTPDQLNAYDVLVSDDIVFTKAAVDTFVAFKTVGAKEVSA, from the coding sequence ATGACTGACTCGACTCTCGCTCTGGACGTCCAGGGCACCGACGGCAAGAAGGCCGGCTCGGTCGAGCTGCCCGCCTCGGTGTTCGACGTCAAGACGAACATCCCGCTCATCCACCAGGTCGTCGTCGCGCAGCTCGCGGCGGCTCGCCAGGGCACGCACTCGACCAAGCGTCGCGGCGAGGTCTCGGGTACCGGCGCCAAGCCGTTCAAGCAGAAGGGCACCGGCCGTTCGCGCCAGGGCTCGATCCGCCAGCCCGAGCACCGCGGCGGTGGCATCGTCCACGGCCCGAAGCCGCGCGACTACTCGCAGCGCACCCCCAAGAAGATGATCGCCGCCGCCCTCGCGGGCGCGCTCAGCGACCGTCTGCGCGGTGGCCGCCTGCACGTCGTCGAGTCCTTCGGCACCGACGCTCCCTCGACCAAGGCTGCCGCGGCGTACCTCGCCCAGGTCGCTCCGTCGAAGAAGGTCCTCGTCGTGCTCGACCGCACCGACGACTACGGCTGGCTGAGCGTTCGCAACCTCGCGAACGTTCACGTCCTCACCCCGGACCAGCTCAACGCCTACGACGTGCTCGTCTCGGACGACATCGTCTTCACCAAGGCCGCCGTCGACACGTTCGTCGCGTTCAAGACGGTCGGCGCCAAGGAGGTCTCGGCATGA
- the rplB gene encoding 50S ribosomal protein L2 → MAIRNYKPTTPGRRGSSVADFAEITRSTPEKSLLRPLSKTGGRNNQGRITTRHIGGGHKRQYRVIDFRRNDKDGVNAKVAHIEYDPNRTARIALLHYVDGTKRYILAPNKLQQGDVVESGPNADIKPGNNLPLRNIPTGTVIHAIELRPGGGAKLARSAGASVRLVAKDGPYAQLRLPSGEVRNVDARCRATIGEVGNAEQSNINWGKAGRKRWLGVRPTVRGVAMNPVDHPHGGGEGKTSGGRNPVTPWGQPEGRTRHANKESDKLIVRRRTAGKKRK, encoded by the coding sequence ATGGCTATTCGCAACTACAAGCCCACGACGCCTGGCCGTCGCGGCTCGTCGGTGGCTGACTTCGCCGAGATCACCCGGTCGACGCCCGAGAAGTCGCTGCTGCGCCCGCTGTCGAAGACCGGTGGTCGCAACAACCAGGGCCGCATCACCACCCGCCACATCGGCGGTGGCCACAAGCGCCAGTACCGCGTCATCGACTTCCGTCGCAACGACAAGGACGGCGTCAACGCCAAGGTCGCTCACATCGAGTACGACCCCAACCGCACGGCGCGCATCGCGCTCCTGCACTACGTGGACGGCACGAAGCGCTACATCCTCGCGCCGAACAAGCTGCAGCAGGGCGACGTCGTCGAGTCGGGCCCGAACGCCGACATCAAGCCGGGCAACAACCTGCCCCTGCGCAACATCCCGACCGGTACGGTGATCCACGCGATCGAGCTCCGTCCCGGCGGCGGTGCGAAGCTGGCTCGCTCGGCCGGCGCCTCGGTGCGTCTCGTCGCCAAGGACGGCCCCTACGCGCAGCTCCGTCTGCCGTCGGGCGAGGTCCGCAACGTCGACGCCCGCTGCCGCGCCACGATCGGCGAGGTCGGCAACGCCGAGCAGTCGAACATCAACTGGGGCAAGGCGGGCCGCAAGCGCTGGCTCGGCGTGCGCCCGACTGTCCGCGGTGTCGCCATGAACCCGGTCGACCACCCCCATGGTGGTGGTGAGGGCAAGACCTCGGGTGGACGCAACCCCGTCACCCCGTGGGGTCAGCCTGAGGGCCGTACCCGTCACGCCAACAAGGAAAGCGACAAGCTCATCGTTCGTCGCCGTACCGCCGGCAAGAAGCGTAAGTAG
- the rplC gene encoding 50S ribosomal protein L3: MADINTKTSKGLLGKKLGMTQVWNENGKLIPVTVIEIQPNVVTQIRTPEKDGYKAIQIAAGAIDPRKVNKPLTAHFEAAGVTPRRHIAEIRTADAAEYTLGQELTVDGTFEAGQLVDVVGTSKGKGTAGVMKRHNFAGVGASHGAHRNHRKPGSIGASSTPSRVFKGMRMAGRMGSERVTVLNLTVHAVDAEKGLLLVKGAVPGARGRTVYVRNAVKGA, from the coding sequence ATGGCTGACATCAACACGAAGACTTCCAAGGGTCTCCTGGGCAAGAAGCTCGGCATGACCCAGGTGTGGAACGAGAACGGCAAGCTCATCCCCGTCACGGTGATCGAGATCCAGCCGAACGTCGTCACCCAGATCCGCACGCCCGAGAAGGACGGCTACAAGGCCATCCAGATCGCCGCGGGCGCGATCGACCCGCGCAAGGTGAACAAGCCGCTCACGGCCCACTTCGAGGCCGCCGGCGTCACCCCGCGTCGTCACATCGCCGAGATCCGCACCGCGGACGCCGCCGAGTACACGCTCGGTCAGGAGCTCACGGTCGATGGCACCTTCGAGGCCGGCCAGCTCGTCGACGTCGTCGGCACGAGCAAGGGCAAGGGCACCGCGGGTGTCATGAAGCGCCACAACTTCGCTGGCGTCGGCGCCTCGCACGGTGCGCACCGCAACCACCGCAAGCCCGGTTCGATCGGCGCCTCGTCGACCCCGAGCCGCGTGTTCAAGGGCATGCGCATGGCCGGCCGCATGGGCTCGGAGCGCGTGACCGTCCTCAACCTCACGGTTCACGCCGTCGACGCCGAGAAGGGTCTGCTGCTCGTCAAGGGCGCCGTCCCCGGCGCGCGCGGCCGCACCGTGTACGTCCGCAACGCTGTGAAGGGGGCCTGA
- the rpsC gene encoding 30S ribosomal protein S3 has protein sequence MGQKVSPYGFRLGITTDHVSRWFSDSTKPGQRYADYVAEDVRIRKYLQETLDRSGVSRIEIERTRDRVRIDIHTARPGIVIGRRGAEAERLRSELEKLTKKQIQLNILEVKNPEADAQLVAQGIAEQLSARVAFRRAMRKGLQGAQRAGAKGIRIQVSGRLGGAEMSRSEFYREGRVPLHTLRANIDYGFYEAKTTFGRIGVKVWIYKGDLTNKELAREQANMKPARDRGGRRGPRRDDAAPKVAEGATA, from the coding sequence ATGGGACAGAAGGTCAGCCCCTACGGCTTCCGCCTCGGCATCACCACGGACCACGTCTCGCGCTGGTTCTCTGACTCGACGAAGCCGGGTCAGCGCTACGCGGACTACGTGGCCGAGGACGTTCGGATCCGCAAGTACCTGCAGGAGACGCTCGACCGCTCGGGCGTGAGCCGCATCGAGATCGAGCGCACGCGTGACCGCGTCCGCATCGACATCCACACCGCACGCCCGGGCATCGTCATCGGTCGTCGTGGTGCGGAGGCCGAGCGTCTGCGCAGCGAGCTCGAGAAGCTCACCAAGAAGCAGATCCAGCTCAACATCCTCGAGGTCAAGAACCCCGAGGCCGACGCCCAGCTCGTCGCCCAGGGCATCGCGGAGCAGCTCAGCGCCCGCGTGGCATTCCGCCGCGCGATGCGCAAGGGCCTCCAGGGCGCCCAGCGCGCCGGCGCCAAGGGCATCCGGATCCAGGTCTCGGGCCGCCTCGGCGGCGCGGAGATGAGCCGTTCGGAGTTCTACCGCGAGGGTCGTGTGCCGCTGCACACGCTGCGCGCGAACATCGACTACGGCTTCTACGAGGCCAAGACCACCTTCGGCCGCATCGGCGTGAAGGTCTGGATCTACAAGGGTGATCTCACCAACAAGGAACTCGCTCGCGAGCAGGCCAACATGAAGCCCGCTCGCGACCGTGGCGGCCGCCGTGGCCCGCGTCGTGACGACGCTGCCCCGAAGGTCGCGGAAGGAGCGACGGCGTAA